The following are encoded together in the Arcticibacterium luteifluviistationis genome:
- a CDS encoding DUF5689 domain-containing protein yields MKYLFSILFLFSSFLGKAQLFSESFAYPEGTPLSTLLWDVHSGGTTNPVLTSEGLVFGNAPMDGGVALSGGGQDIHQGFKAQNSGTVYASFLVNVAEASSDGEYFLHLGPEDLGTNFRGRVFVKKADNRIAFGVSKSSSSANYANKVFQFNKTYQIVLKYTFQNSSKTDDTVELFVLENQTNAEPKSLVSAKEGEFDSNNIGSIAFRQGSGSKAATLIVDELRIADNWKDAVSLKRELSVELTLPDNLYAYRSKCVSEPVFPVTLNAYWPETELSIWSPSVNIMEFSVDGLNWSDQVTFRSTDNAYYEPFYIKMLATEVADDEGELTISIDNYGAEVIDHITARYAIFGLREDCSMAVKDVKKIQQGDSLLVTGVITASANEFSGFNYIEDETNGIRIQGDYGFEIGDKVQFYGILSELNQELVLQANTLKNARVLAKQSKEPKVVTLANLEEHVGSLVKLENVTLNDPNFVFLPNVNESLSQGNRVSPARIWSTTKIDGHLKPQGEFDITGVVGQYRDQYQIYPRLESDIENLGEIPESGPNISKEYTFDVAAWNLEWFGSEGNGPRDEALQMANAVQAMTEIDADVFILEEITSLNAFDDLVSSLGNYDGVCSPAVSGSGDPEFAQRVCFVYKTNTVKMVELKPLLGGTPVIADYPESFDRFWASGRLPALFVCDVQIDGVSRRLHVIGVHARANRNNPDERELVYKMRMRDLEVLKDSLDLHFSLASIIMAGDYNDDVDETVVTGFTKSTYSGFVSDTDNYKVLSKELSDKKEKSYLGYDNVIDHVMVSDELFDSVIEGGTQLQLSFIDIDGYPDNTSDHLPLLSRFMLKSILTSNVYTELDSVLIYPNPTGGDIKIGIDEDVKENVHLELFNIKGEQLDGFDADVKTVQKKLSKVLRKQASGVYIIKLMVGDGFRTYKIVKN; encoded by the coding sequence TTGAAGTATCTATTTTCTATTCTCTTTTTGTTTTCTAGTTTTCTCGGAAAAGCTCAATTATTCTCTGAGTCTTTTGCTTATCCAGAAGGTACGCCATTAAGTACACTTTTGTGGGATGTGCATAGTGGAGGTACCACTAATCCTGTTTTGACTTCAGAAGGTTTAGTTTTTGGAAATGCCCCAATGGACGGGGGTGTGGCACTTTCTGGTGGAGGTCAAGACATCCATCAAGGTTTTAAAGCTCAAAATTCAGGAACTGTTTATGCTTCTTTTTTAGTGAATGTAGCGGAGGCGTCTTCTGACGGAGAGTATTTTTTACACTTAGGCCCAGAAGATTTAGGTACCAATTTTAGAGGAAGAGTATTTGTTAAAAAAGCGGATAATCGAATTGCTTTTGGCGTGAGCAAATCTTCTAGCTCAGCTAATTATGCGAACAAGGTTTTTCAGTTTAATAAAACGTACCAAATAGTTCTTAAATATACTTTTCAAAATAGCTCAAAAACCGATGATACGGTAGAGCTTTTCGTTTTAGAAAATCAGACCAATGCTGAGCCTAAAAGCTTGGTTTCGGCAAAAGAGGGGGAGTTTGATAGTAACAATATTGGGAGCATAGCGTTTCGTCAAGGAAGCGGTAGCAAAGCCGCTACTTTAATAGTAGATGAGCTTAGAATTGCAGATAATTGGAAAGACGCAGTTTCTTTAAAAAGAGAGCTTTCTGTAGAGCTGACATTGCCAGATAATCTTTACGCTTACCGCTCAAAATGTGTATCAGAACCTGTTTTTCCAGTGACGCTGAATGCTTATTGGCCAGAAACAGAACTGAGTATATGGTCGCCTTCGGTCAATATCATGGAGTTTTCTGTGGACGGATTGAACTGGTCAGATCAAGTCACTTTTAGGTCAACTGACAATGCTTATTATGAGCCTTTTTATATCAAAATGTTGGCTACAGAAGTGGCAGATGATGAAGGCGAATTAACCATCAGTATTGATAATTATGGAGCGGAGGTTATCGACCATATTACAGCGAGGTATGCCATTTTTGGCCTTAGAGAAGATTGCAGCATGGCTGTAAAAGATGTTAAGAAAATACAGCAAGGCGATTCGCTATTAGTTACAGGAGTAATTACTGCATCGGCAAATGAGTTTTCAGGTTTTAATTATATAGAAGACGAAACCAATGGCATTAGAATTCAGGGAGATTATGGTTTTGAAATAGGTGACAAAGTTCAGTTTTATGGAATATTATCGGAGCTGAATCAAGAATTGGTTTTACAGGCTAATACGCTTAAAAATGCACGAGTACTAGCTAAACAAAGTAAAGAGCCTAAAGTGGTAACATTGGCAAACTTAGAAGAGCATGTAGGGAGTTTAGTGAAGCTTGAAAATGTAACTTTAAACGACCCAAATTTCGTTTTTCTTCCTAATGTGAATGAAAGTTTAAGTCAAGGAAATAGGGTGAGTCCTGCCAGAATATGGTCGACCACCAAAATAGACGGTCATCTTAAACCACAAGGCGAATTTGACATTACGGGAGTAGTAGGGCAGTACCGAGACCAATATCAGATTTATCCAAGACTAGAGTCGGACATTGAAAACTTAGGAGAGATTCCAGAAAGTGGCCCAAATATCTCTAAAGAATACACTTTTGATGTAGCAGCATGGAATTTGGAATGGTTTGGGAGTGAAGGAAACGGACCGCGTGACGAGGCTCTTCAAATGGCGAATGCAGTACAAGCTATGACAGAGATAGATGCTGACGTGTTTATCTTGGAAGAAATTACAAGCTTAAACGCTTTTGATGATTTAGTAAGTTCTTTGGGAAATTATGATGGCGTTTGCTCGCCAGCTGTTTCTGGTAGTGGCGACCCTGAGTTTGCTCAGCGAGTGTGTTTTGTTTATAAAACCAATACCGTAAAAATGGTAGAGCTGAAGCCATTATTAGGAGGGACGCCAGTTATAGCAGATTATCCTGAGAGTTTTGACAGGTTTTGGGCGAGTGGTAGGTTACCCGCTCTTTTTGTTTGTGATGTGCAGATTGATGGTGTAAGCAGAAGGTTACATGTGATTGGCGTACATGCCAGAGCTAACAGAAACAATCCTGACGAAAGAGAGCTAGTTTATAAGATGCGAATGCGTGATTTAGAAGTTTTGAAAGACTCTTTAGATTTACACTTCTCGCTAGCTTCCATTATTATGGCAGGAGACTATAACGATGATGTGGATGAAACAGTGGTGACTGGATTTACAAAGTCTACGTATAGTGGTTTTGTTTCAGATACTGATAATTACAAAGTTTTAAGCAAGGAACTGAGTGATAAAAAGGAGAAATCATATTTAGGTTATGATAATGTGATTGACCATGTAATGGTGTCTGATGAGCTTTTTGATAGTGTTATAGAAGGCGGAACGCAGCTTCAATTGTCTTTTATCGATATTGATGGCTATCCAGATAATACATCTGACCATCTGCCTTTATTAAGCAGGTTTATGCTGAAGTCAATATTGACCTCTAATGTATATACGGAATTGGATTCTGTTTTGATTTATCCAAACCCTACGGGTGGAGATATTAAGATTGGAATAGATGAGGATGTCAAAGAAAATGTCCATCTAGAGCTTTTCAATATTAAAGGAGAACAGCTTGACGGTTTTGATGCTGATGTGAAAACGGTGCAGAAAAAGCTCTCAAAGGTTTTAAGGAAACAGGCGTCAGGGGTTTATATTATTAAACTGATGGTTGGTGACGGCTTTAGAACGTACAAAATTGTAAAGAATTAA
- a CDS encoding 3-coathanger stack domain-containing protein — protein MNSQLKTGLILTIILLLISVYSKSQTRYYVKAEAFNYLGNGLSWESAFKSLQTALSNSQAGDEIWVAKGTYYPTTNSDRTIAFEIPDSVKVYGGFDGTELYSYNINQRDFSKNISQLSGDIGNSNYLLDNSYHIIKTENVSKETIIDGFNILKGYANSTNSDQQFNAGAGLYNIGTAIESPSSPILKNLIFEENYGKDGGAIYNDYHTKMTIQDCTFKNNSASRGGAIQIRNTINSQKVGKSETKISRSRFENNSVSINGGAIYFHCGNGDCSPVLENCFFINNIAEIQNSSITPLGGAVAIYSSQGTSNITINNSLFAENHAYYGGALSFDSNYGSHISNIQNTTFYHNSADRSGKVLSNRGYNGSSKSFIKNCILEESTNPSIKHFDNFYSETTLSFSIVNTSNCDLLGLGTTCQNTTIFNGAPEFIDSNNIYGNDNIIGTSDDGLMLSNTSEAIDEGSKVNLTYFSDIIGQKHINAPDIGAYENPCSKIEFLASIPDISNEYAPYATTQTLTAANTITAARVYYQAGKHILLNPGFKVEGGHSFQAKIDNGCL, from the coding sequence ATGAACTCACAATTAAAAACGGGGTTAATTTTAACAATTATCCTCCTACTCATTTCTGTTTACTCCAAATCACAAACCAGATACTACGTTAAGGCAGAAGCTTTTAATTATTTAGGAAATGGTTTATCATGGGAGTCGGCTTTTAAAAGTCTTCAAACGGCACTTTCCAATTCTCAGGCTGGTGATGAAATTTGGGTAGCCAAGGGTACATATTATCCTACGACGAACTCAGATAGAACAATAGCCTTTGAAATTCCAGACAGTGTAAAGGTTTACGGAGGTTTCGATGGAACTGAGCTTTACAGTTATAATATTAACCAGCGAGATTTCTCCAAAAACATATCTCAGTTAAGTGGAGATATTGGTAATTCAAACTATCTTCTAGATAATTCGTACCATATAATAAAAACTGAAAATGTTAGCAAGGAGACTATCATTGACGGGTTTAATATATTAAAGGGATACGCAAACAGCACAAATTCAGATCAACAATTTAATGCTGGTGCAGGACTTTATAACATTGGTACAGCTATTGAATCTCCGTCTAGTCCAATTTTGAAAAATTTAATTTTTGAAGAAAATTATGGTAAAGATGGCGGTGCTATTTATAATGATTACCATACTAAAATGACTATACAGGATTGCACATTCAAGAATAATTCCGCAAGTAGAGGTGGGGCTATTCAAATTAGGAATACTATAAACTCTCAAAAAGTTGGAAAATCTGAAACAAAAATAAGTCGAAGTAGATTCGAAAATAATTCTGTTTCCATTAACGGAGGTGCTATATACTTCCACTGTGGTAACGGTGATTGTAGCCCAGTATTAGAAAATTGTTTCTTTATAAATAATATTGCTGAAATTCAAAATTCTTCAATAACTCCTTTAGGTGGGGCAGTCGCTATTTATTCATCTCAAGGCACTTCTAATATTACTATCAATAATTCCCTTTTTGCAGAAAATCACGCATATTACGGGGGAGCCCTTAGCTTTGATTCTAATTACGGCTCGCATATATCTAATATTCAGAACACTACTTTTTATCATAACTCTGCTGACAGGTCCGGAAAAGTTCTTTCAAACAGAGGTTACAATGGAAGTTCAAAGAGCTTTATTAAAAACTGTATATTAGAGGAAAGCACAAACCCTAGCATAAAACATTTTGATAATTTTTATTCCGAAACTACCCTCTCATTTTCAATTGTCAATACCTCTAACTGTGACCTATTAGGCCTAGGCACTACTTGTCAAAACACCACAATTTTCAATGGAGCCCCCGAGTTTATAGATTCCAACAATATTTACGGGAACGACAATATTATTGGAACATCAGATGATGGTCTGATGCTTTCAAATACAAGTGAAGCAATAGATGAAGGTAGTAAAGTGAACTTAACTTACTTTAGTGATATCATAGGGCAAAAGCATATCAACGCTCCTGATATCGGAGCTTATGAAAACCCATGCTCAAAAATTGAATTTTTAGCTTCAATCCCAGACATTAGTAACGAGTACGCACCCTATGCTACTACTCAAACACTAACCGCTGCAAACACTATTACCGCTGCAAGGGTATACTATCAGGCAGGAAAACATATACTTTTAAATCCAGGTTTTAAAGTTGAAGGTGGACACTCTTTCCAAGCAAAGATTGACAATGGCTGTCTTTGA
- a CDS encoding hybrid sensor histidine kinase/response regulator transcription factor, with protein sequence MAKKKIINELNHELSLLKKTLALEKSIEKIHSLILAIKQSSDFEKILLAIFHDLQKLGLNITGAHFYTFDDPKSKDLSFWEVKQNDTSPSIQEVYLPFQNNIWFNTIHAQLINKETTWQASFSLKDKETHLVKHLKKAAQKGETFDNLWLFMRFSSKTGLMVFKNSKEEFKTDIIQRFAQVFDEAYLRFLELKNAELLIKNAEIEASLENVRVKGMAMKDTTELQDLVNEVSLHLKRHQIDINGGVFICINQEVDKNVPLWGSGGAAEYVQKAVVPYIDNPIFLNLRNAIVKRTAFIDEVISNKDKIDFFKHLFEHQPWDKTPIEAQKRMLALPGPYARVATISKNTSIFMLNNVGKPFSNFDKQTLIRSGKVFEQLYTRFLDLQKAEEQTSKLKELEAVKTRFYTNITHEFRTPLTVISGMANQITTNPKRWLSEGMEMINRNSDSLLALVNQMLDLSKLESGNMSFHNQQSDILPYLKYLTESLHSLAEVKKVHVAFRASEEQIIMDFDQEKIQQIMLNLLTNAIKFTPSGGAVHVDIKVNHKTKAKQKSFLHISVKDSGIGISKEHIPHIFNRFYQVDDTSTRRIGGSGIGLALVNELVQLIDGNIHVKSKLNKGTKISLDLPITNQAPLEDLSEIEAISKPIKQSARSTAKTDKGLPQILLIEDSPDMVTYIVSCLEKDFEIRLAKNGQEGVSMAMEFIPDLIISDVMMPFKDGYEVCHDLKNEIKTSHIPIILLTAKADLESRLEGFEKGADAYLAKPFHSEELIMRISKLLESRKKLQAFYLSQIGNSAQLVNEQNPENEFILKIQGIIEDNLLHQEFNVESLCVIIGISHSQLHRKLMALVGISPNKLINQIKLQKAKELLQNSNLNISQIASNSGFNDPGYFSRIFKKEFGKTPQSWRS encoded by the coding sequence ATGGCAAAAAAGAAAATCATCAATGAATTAAACCATGAGCTAAGTCTTCTCAAAAAGACCTTAGCCCTAGAGAAATCTATTGAAAAAATTCACTCTTTAATTTTAGCCATAAAGCAGAGTTCTGACTTTGAAAAAATCCTGCTTGCCATCTTTCATGACTTACAGAAACTAGGTTTAAACATTACTGGAGCTCATTTTTACACATTTGATGATCCAAAATCTAAAGATTTATCTTTTTGGGAAGTAAAACAAAATGACACTTCCCCATCAATTCAGGAAGTTTATTTACCTTTTCAAAACAACATTTGGTTTAACACCATTCATGCCCAGCTAATAAACAAAGAAACAACTTGGCAAGCTTCTTTTAGTTTGAAGGATAAAGAAACTCACCTTGTAAAGCACTTAAAAAAAGCTGCACAAAAAGGGGAGACTTTTGATAATTTATGGCTCTTCATGCGTTTTTCTTCTAAAACGGGGCTTATGGTTTTTAAAAACTCCAAGGAGGAATTTAAAACCGATATCATTCAACGTTTTGCACAAGTTTTTGATGAGGCATACCTCCGCTTTCTAGAATTAAAAAACGCGGAACTGCTTATCAAAAATGCAGAGATAGAAGCCTCCTTAGAAAATGTACGAGTCAAAGGAATGGCCATGAAAGATACCACCGAGCTGCAAGACTTGGTAAACGAGGTGTCTCTTCATTTAAAACGACATCAAATAGACATTAACGGCGGCGTTTTTATATGCATTAATCAGGAAGTGGATAAAAATGTTCCTTTATGGGGTTCTGGTGGGGCGGCGGAATACGTCCAAAAAGCCGTAGTACCCTATATTGACAATCCCATATTTTTAAACCTCCGCAATGCCATTGTTAAAAGAACTGCCTTTATAGATGAGGTCATTAGCAATAAAGACAAAATAGATTTTTTCAAACATCTGTTTGAGCATCAACCGTGGGATAAAACCCCTATAGAGGCACAAAAGAGGATGTTAGCCTTGCCCGGCCCTTATGCCAGAGTGGCCACTATTTCTAAAAACACAAGCATTTTTATGCTTAATAATGTGGGCAAACCTTTTTCCAATTTTGATAAGCAAACTTTAATTCGCTCCGGAAAAGTTTTTGAACAGTTATACACCCGTTTTCTAGATTTACAAAAAGCAGAAGAGCAAACCAGTAAACTTAAAGAGTTGGAGGCTGTAAAAACACGTTTTTACACCAATATCACGCATGAGTTCCGTACGCCATTGACCGTTATTTCAGGCATGGCAAATCAAATTACCACTAACCCGAAAAGGTGGCTAAGTGAAGGTATGGAGATGATAAATCGTAATTCGGATAGCTTATTAGCATTGGTAAATCAAATGCTAGATTTAAGCAAACTGGAAAGCGGTAATATGTCTTTTCATAATCAGCAGTCTGACATACTCCCCTACTTAAAATATTTAACAGAAAGCCTACACTCACTGGCTGAAGTCAAAAAAGTACATGTAGCTTTCAGAGCTTCTGAAGAGCAGATAATCATGGATTTTGACCAAGAAAAAATCCAACAGATAATGCTTAATTTACTTACAAATGCTATCAAATTCACGCCTTCAGGCGGGGCTGTGCATGTAGATATTAAAGTAAATCATAAAACTAAAGCAAAACAGAAATCCTTCCTTCATATTAGCGTCAAAGACTCTGGTATTGGCATCTCTAAGGAACATATACCCCACATTTTTAATCGTTTTTATCAGGTAGACGACACCAGTACCCGACGAATAGGAGGTTCTGGAATTGGGCTAGCTCTGGTAAATGAACTGGTACAACTGATAGATGGTAACATTCATGTAAAAAGTAAACTTAATAAAGGGACCAAAATTAGTCTAGACCTTCCTATTACAAATCAAGCTCCTTTAGAAGACTTGTCAGAAATAGAAGCTATTTCAAAACCAATAAAACAAAGTGCTAGGTCTACGGCTAAAACCGACAAAGGTTTACCACAAATTCTTTTAATAGAAGACAGCCCCGATATGGTAACCTATATCGTTTCTTGCCTAGAAAAGGACTTCGAAATTAGATTAGCTAAAAATGGCCAAGAAGGGGTTAGTATGGCTATGGAATTCATTCCTGATTTAATCATTTCGGATGTCATGATGCCTTTTAAAGATGGTTATGAAGTATGTCACGATTTAAAAAATGAAATAAAGACAAGCCACATTCCTATCATTTTACTCACCGCCAAAGCAGACTTAGAAAGCAGACTGGAAGGTTTTGAAAAGGGTGCCGATGCCTATTTGGCAAAGCCTTTTCATAGTGAAGAGCTTATCATGCGAATAAGCAAATTGCTGGAATCAAGGAAAAAACTACAAGCCTTTTATCTTTCTCAAATAGGTAATAGTGCCCAGCTGGTTAATGAGCAAAACCCAGAGAATGAATTCATTCTGAAAATACAAGGAATTATAGAAGATAACCTGCTCCATCAGGAATTTAATGTGGAAAGTCTATGTGTTATTATAGGTATATCTCACTCCCAATTACACAGAAAACTAATGGCTCTAGTGGGTATTTCGCCCAACAAGTTAATTAATCAAATTAAGCTACAGAAGGCCAAAGAATTGCTTCAAAATTCTAATTTAAACATAAGTCAAATTGCTTCTAATTCAGGATTTAACGACCCTGGATATTTCAGTAGAATCTTTAAAAAGGAATTTGGCAAAACACCGCAAAGCTGGCGTTCCTAA
- a CDS encoding LytR/AlgR family response regulator transcription factor, whose amino-acid sequence MKTTPNFSKLHVPVKIGSRMKVFPNQILMLKADQNYTHVFLKNGSKILSSTTMGTIEKRLEGNDFFRVNRSTVINTRHIIKTGTKNLEIQTTKTDKPVLVKISRRRTKPFLAFTNLNN is encoded by the coding sequence ATGAAAACTACCCCTAATTTCTCTAAGCTTCATGTTCCTGTAAAAATAGGAAGTCGAATGAAAGTGTTTCCAAACCAGATTTTAATGCTTAAAGCAGACCAAAACTACACCCATGTGTTTTTAAAAAACGGCTCCAAAATTCTGAGCTCCACCACTATGGGTACCATTGAGAAAAGACTAGAAGGAAATGACTTTTTTAGAGTCAACCGCTCCACTGTCATCAATACAAGGCACATTATAAAGACTGGAACAAAAAACCTAGAAATTCAAACTACCAAGACTGATAAGCCCGTACTCGTGAAAATCTCACGACGCAGAACTAAGCCTTTTTTGGCCTTTACTAACCTGAATAACTAA